From one Bradyrhizobium sp. Ash2021 genomic stretch:
- a CDS encoding amidohydrolase family protein — MASTPDLVIRGGNIADGKGGDLYEADVAITGGRITEVGKVSGKGRDEIDAKGKLVTPGFVDVHTHYDGQVTWSHDITPSSQNGVTTAIMGNCGVGFAPCRPSDHVRLIQLMEGVEDIPEPVLSAGIPWAWESFPDYMEWLSKRNFDMDIGAQLPHAALRVYVMGERGARRDPSTPEDNKAMAALAGDAVRAGALGFSTSRTLNHRTSTGDYTPTLKAGEDELTAIAGAMHGVGRSVFQFVLDLSTINEDLPMMLRVAENTRIPVSFSITQNDKAPQRWRQTLDIIGDASKRGLSITAQIAARPVGLMLGLELSRNPFQTHPSYKAIAHLPLAERLKRLRQSEVRAAILSEHATATDDPLFFRPNYDKMYLLGNPPDYEQPPENTLGAQARRQGQQPEALAYDAMLTDEGRGMLYVPFLNYADGNLDATREMLRDPNSVPGLSDGGAHCGIICDASFPTYLLTHWTRDRTRGEKLSIPFVVAAQSRKTALSVGLYDRGVIAPGFKADVNVIDYDRLHLHPPKVHYDLPVGGRRLLQQVDGYDATIVSGVVTQRGGKSTGAHPGKLVRGAQGTLPKFGAAAS, encoded by the coding sequence ATGGCCTCTACCCCTGATCTCGTCATCCGCGGCGGCAATATTGCCGATGGCAAGGGCGGAGACCTCTATGAGGCGGATGTCGCCATCACTGGCGGCCGCATTACCGAAGTCGGCAAGGTTTCGGGCAAGGGCAGAGACGAGATCGACGCCAAGGGCAAGCTGGTCACACCGGGCTTTGTCGACGTCCACACCCATTATGACGGCCAGGTCACCTGGAGCCACGACATCACGCCCTCTTCGCAGAACGGCGTCACCACCGCGATCATGGGCAATTGCGGCGTCGGTTTTGCACCGTGCCGGCCGTCCGATCACGTCAGGCTGATCCAGTTGATGGAAGGCGTCGAGGATATCCCGGAGCCGGTCTTGAGCGCCGGCATCCCCTGGGCCTGGGAAAGCTTTCCCGATTACATGGAATGGCTGTCGAAGCGTAATTTCGACATGGATATCGGCGCGCAATTGCCGCATGCGGCGTTGCGCGTCTATGTGATGGGCGAGCGCGGCGCGCGCCGCGATCCGTCGACGCCGGAAGACAACAAGGCGATGGCGGCGTTGGCGGGTGACGCCGTCCGCGCCGGCGCGCTCGGCTTTTCGACCTCGCGCACCCTGAACCACCGCACCTCGACCGGCGATTACACGCCGACGCTGAAGGCCGGCGAGGACGAACTGACCGCAATCGCCGGCGCCATGCATGGCGTCGGCCGCAGCGTGTTCCAGTTCGTGCTTGATCTCTCCACCATCAACGAAGATCTGCCGATGATGCTGCGGGTGGCCGAGAACACCAGGATCCCGGTTTCATTCTCGATCACGCAGAACGACAAGGCGCCGCAGCGCTGGCGCCAGACGCTCGACATCATCGGCGACGCGTCGAAGCGCGGCCTGTCGATCACGGCGCAGATCGCCGCGCGCCCGGTCGGGCTGATGCTCGGGCTGGAACTGTCGCGCAACCCGTTCCAGACCCATCCGAGCTACAAGGCGATCGCCCATTTGCCGCTGGCCGAGCGACTCAAGCGGCTGCGTCAGTCCGAGGTGCGCGCCGCGATCCTGAGCGAGCACGCGACTGCGACCGACGATCCGCTGTTCTTCCGGCCGAACTACGACAAGATGTATCTGCTCGGCAATCCGCCTGATTACGAACAGCCGCCGGAAAACACTTTGGGTGCGCAGGCCCGCCGCCAGGGCCAGCAGCCGGAAGCACTCGCCTATGACGCAATGCTGACGGATGAAGGACGCGGCATGCTGTATGTGCCGTTCCTCAATTACGCCGACGGCAATCTCGATGCGACGCGCGAGATGCTGCGCGATCCGAATTCAGTTCCGGGCCTCAGCGACGGCGGCGCGCATTGCGGCATCATCTGCGACGCCAGCTTCCCGACCTATCTGTTGACGCACTGGACGCGCGACCGCACCCGCGGCGAAAAGCTGTCGATCCCGTTCGTGGTGGCGGCGCAGTCGCGCAAGACCGCGCTGTCGGTCGGCCTCTACGACCGCGGCGTGATCGCGCCGGGCTTCAAGGCCGACGTCAACGTCATCGACTACGACCGGCTGCATTTGCATCCGCCAAAGGTGCATTACGACCTTCCGGTCGGCGGCCGCCGCCTGCTGCAGCAGGTCGACGGCTACGACGCCACCATCGTGTCAGGCGTGGTGACGCAACGCGGCGGCAAGTCCACCGGCGCGCACCCGGGCAAGCTCGTGCGCGGCGCCCAGGGCACCCTGCCGAAGTTCGGCGCGGCGGCGAG